The Arvicola amphibius chromosome 5, mArvAmp1.2, whole genome shotgun sequence genome contains the following window.
aggaccttggacttaacatagtgaagggaaccctgatggctctttgtcttggagaggggtggagtgggggtatgggtggaagggagggaagggaaggggaaggaggaggggaggagatggaaatctttaataaaaaaaatgagaaaaaaaagatttcatgacTCTAACTTCCTGCCAAGTGTAGAAGACACAATTTCACAGCAAGCTtcttgttcctctggctcttgtaATATTCCAATACTGTTCATAATGTCCCCTGAGCCTCAGATGTAAGGATTGTAATGCAAATATGTGAATTGGGTCTGGGAACCCCATGATCAGTTGTTTGCTACATATGGACTAGTTGCAGGTTTCTGTGATACTTTCCAATTGCTGCAGAATAAAACTTCCTTATGATGGCAAAACCATCCACCTACATCATGCTATTTAATGTCTAGCTGTCATATTATCAAACATATCTTTTGGACCTGCTCaagataatttaaatttcttacaTGGAGCCTCCAACCATGAAGACAATATTGCAGTGTGTTATAATACTGAGTTTAAAATCAAGTACACCTCCCAAGATGTTTTTCACATGAGCGTTTGTTTGGTGCTATAACTTGAGAAGAAAATGCCAGAGTGTAGTGTTATTCCCCTAACATGAACTCTATTGTCTACTGCTAACTCATAAAAACACATTACATGTCATCATTCCTAACCGAACGCATTCATAACTTACTAATGACCAATAGCTGATGCATTTAACTTGATTTTAATATGTAATTTGAAGTAAATGATTGGTATAAATTTCAGTTGAGGGAAAATGCCTTGAAGGTCCGCATCATAGACATATAAACTTGTTGAGTGAATAGCAACACCACCTGACAATAAGCCATTCCTTAgcaataaagaaatgaacaaggAATTCATCCCTTGCCCAGGTGTGTCTCCTCATTTTCATCCTGGGAGAAGATAATTCGACAGACGCATATTAAAGTTTGGATATTTACGGGAGTTTGGGGTGTGAGGCTCAAATTCAAGAAACACCTTCTCTTGTGAAAGTTTACTGTGGAATTTTCGAGACAGTGCTGAACAGTATTTAGCAATAAGGGTGGagaatttttcaaatatataacaTGGTAGTGATGAACGTGGTTTATTTAGAAAGGAGCTACAGAAGAATTACACTTAAGCTATCCAACAGCCAAGTTTGAGTCTCCTGGCTCTGTCATGGAGGGTTTGACGTTCCTTCCCTTCATGTTCCTGGTTGTATTTTCAGGTAAGAAAGTTGTGTCTGATGTCTTTCTTTCCAACTCTCTAAGGACAGAGTTCAAATATTTGAGGGTTGAGGTGATGCTATATCAGAATCAAACAACGAAATGGCAAAGATAATTTCAGAAAGATGAAAGACCCAGAGGCATAAAATGTTACTAGGTGCAAGAATGGAAGACTTGTGGTCGGAGGGAAGCAAGAATAAGAGGTTAGAAAAGGCTTAGAGTACAAAGGTAAATTTTATATAAGAGCATCTTAAAAATTCACTTTCATATCTTGCAAGAGAAGGGTGGTGTGCTTTGATCCAATATTGCGTGGttagattttaaatttgttttaatattgaatttttatatttatataacttgCTTAAGGTGTTTGAGTCTCTCGTaagcaaaatagaaataattagtcttccctttttctttagaaattgcaAGGGTGATTACATCAGTTGCCATTATTTGAACTCTTTGTAGGTGACAGATACTGCTATACTTTCTAGTTCATACTTTAATATAAGTGCTTTAAAAGTTTTGGTTTAGTGTGGTTTTTCATTTCCACTTCTGATTTTATGACCTCTACTCTATGCTGATGTTGGCTTTTCACACTTCCCTCTTCTTCACCTCCCAAGCCCACATCAGCACCACTTTTTGCTGACACATCCATGCTACCTAGTCTctcattcatttcattttgtgtgttgtaGAACTCGCTGTGTGACTATGCTGTCCTATTTACACATTTGTATTCATTGACAGATTTCTCAGAATCATGGTCTTTGTTGTATCTTTAACTCTCATTATAGTCCTGGCACAGTAAGGGGCTCTTTAAACATAAACATTTCAGCGAATTGGATGAATGACTATATTACAATCATGATTCCCCCCATACTCTATCAGCATCATTCCGAATGCTGCCAGCTGCTCAGAGTTCTGCCTAGACAAAGTCTTATCTACCAGCCAGTATACCAGCATGCTCAACTCAATTGCCAATGCATTCAGTTGTGTTTAAAGTGTGTGAGATTCGAAGGTATATACTTTTAAAGATATCAAGCAGGGAAATTTATAATTCAAATGAGACCCTGACTAGAAATTGGAAATCATCTACTTCAAGATGATTTTAAGTTGTGTACCATGAGCAGAAAGTTACCCAGGAAAACAAAGTAACATTGAATAAAAACTTAGATGAAACctcaagataaaaaagaaaagtgactgctatCAAGAACAGGATGAGACAAAAGGAACACTTTAACTAACAAAAGATGTGACCCAGAAGAAAGCCATTTTGCTAAGCTGCAAAATATTAActtttgcttattgtttttcGACACTAACATTGGGGGACCataatctgaaaatataaaaaaatataagtgATATTTGAATTGCCAGAATAAATTGAAAACATGAAATACATTAGTTTTAGAacttaagtttttttatttttattgagctctacattttactCTGCTTCCCTTTCTACCGCTCCCTTCTCCTTCATCCCTCAtccaaggtacccatgctcccaatttactcaggagatcttgtatttttctacttcccatgtagattagatctatatatgtctctcttagtgtcttcattgttgtctaggttctctgggattgtggtttgtgggctgtttttctttggtttatgtttaaaaaccacttatgagtgagtatatgtgataattgtctttctgtatctgggttacctcattcaaaatgatgttttctagttccacccattgtgtaaatgtaccacattttctttatccattctttggtcgaagggctatgacaaacaatgctgctatgaacatagctgagcatatgtccttgtggaatgattgagcatcctttggatataaactcaaaagtgatattactgggttttgaggaaggttgtttcctaattttctgagaaatcacctcactgacatccaaaggggctgtaccagcttgcatttccaccagcaatgcagacgtgttcccttttcccaacaacctctccagtataagttgtcatcagtgtttttgatcttggccattcttacaggtgtaagatggaatctcagagttgttttttctgatgactaaggatgttgaacatttccttaagtgtctttaggtctgtactccatttttttattggattatttgttcttttgatgaccaagtTTTAAGAATCTACTGCTGCTCCTCGTCTAGACCAGGATAACAATCTCTATCTGCACTCAACTTTTTCTCATGCCCATGGGAAGTGTAGCTCTTGCCCCATAtcaggctttatttttttttcagcagaaagaaagagatcattacagaaaactacaactgaTCTAAGTGACAAAGAGATCAACTGACCATGGGGTTCCCTCCTCCAAGCAGACATTTGTGGCACAGTCCTTAAACTTCTATGCTTAAGGAACAtcctgggagagaggcagaaagagtttaagagccagaggactatGACAGTTGCTGGAAAATAGACTCTACTGGGGGAAATGACAAAGAAAAGGGATATGATGATGGGGAGGAGTGGTTCTGGGACGAGTAGGAAGGGGAAGTTGGGGCTGAACATGATCAAGATACAATGTGTGAAATTCTCTAAGTCTTAGTTCAAAACTATACTTTGAATAGGTGTAATATAATACCTTAGAGTaaacttaataaagaaaataaaagacctttacaataaacatttaaaacactGGACAAGTAATTTAAAGAGGATTCTAAAAGAGTGTAAAAACTTCCATGTTCATAAATTGGCAGAATCAATATTGTAAAATTGACTATATTGTCCAACTTATACTAAAGATTCAGTGCAATTCTGATTAATATTCTAAGGACATCCTTCAAAGAAACAGAACATCAAtactaaaatttatataaaaacaaatagataaaaatatatccCAAATAGCCAAAGccttattaataaaaaatgagcgCAATTGGAAGTGTCAAAATTATTGGTCTCTTAGAgccattctaaaaataaaaatacataaaaaagaaagaaaggatacatacaaaaatacatgTAGTATCTATCATTTTCTATAGTTTAACCAAAAATAATATAACCAGCACTGTAATTGACGTTGGGAGTTTTGCTTAGAGGCAAATAATGCTTTCCCTGCAGGCTGGAAGAGACTTTGTTCTTAGAAAATTGATAATCATTCATAAAATGCATTCTATGATATAACAGAAGCTTAAATAGGTACTGAGCAGAGACTactcttatttcttatttctcaagaaacaaaaggaaataaggacagaaagaaggcctagttaaaaagaaatcagataacACTATTCACAGATGAGCATGCATGCTAGATGCTATGCTATTTTGGAAATTATaactcattaaagaaaaatagttggAAGAACCTACATATTCAATGTAAGTGAATAATGGGAAAATCCCAAATttggagttaatttttaaaaattcaagaagtTATATAATAATCATATCATGTGGTgaattgtttgttttaaaatattaaaataattcctctttcattctttttcttattgtttcatTTCAGTTTCTTCTACCCAGATTTCAAAACCAAGTACCATCAAGCTGGAAGAGAATCAAAAACCTTCACTTATTCTAGAGACAAAAAATGAAGCTAATCCTGCAGGAGGGGAGAAACCTGATGAACGAGAAGGTGGTCTCACACCAGGTAAACCAGGAATGCTCATTCtgcaaggacagccagggtatTCTAACCAACCAGGCAAACCAGTCAGCGGTGACCAGCAAGGGAGGCCAGAAGTTCTTAAAAATCCTGGGATGCCCAGTCCTTGGATTTTGCAAGGGAAGCCAGGGGAATCAAATCAAAAAGGAACTTCACGTTCTTCTAACAAGCAAGAAGAATCAGGATCACGTAGTCAACAAGGAAAGCCAGGGTCTCCTAACCAAAAAGGGAAGCCAATATCACCTAAGAACAAAGACAAGCCAAAGTCTCTTAGCCAAAAGGTGAAGCCAACACTACCTACCCTACCTACCAATAAAGGCAAGCCTGGTAGTTTAGAATCCTCTAGCCAACAAGGGAAACCAGGATCTTCTGGCCAACCATGGAAGCCAAAACCTTCTAGCCAACAAAGGAAACCAAGGTCTTTATAtaatcaagaagaaagaaaaaatgaagagaacTTATCAAAGGATGGTACAATGAGGATTAAGGTTAGTATTGATGtctgtcttattctttctttaaacttaCCTCAGTCATTATGTTTTCCAAGCCTGATAATAGCTGAATACCACAAACTCACAATTTGCAATGCCATTgaccaaacaaaatgaaagccatTTTAGTTTCATATTTGTCATCACTGAGGGACTTTctgttttatatcattttttgtttctttctgtcctcttATGTTCAAACCCTCAAACataaactgaattaattaaaaatctcatcaacCAAGTCCATCCCTCTTGGGTTTAACTTTCACACCCATTTCAATCGCAGCTGTATTCTGTAAAGTACTGAACATGATCATTCCAAATGAAACTGGTCTGCTGTTCCTAATCAAAATTCTTCAGTGATTCTAGTTTCCTAGAAGATGCAACTCAACATCCCGAATGTGACTTCCAGGGATTTTCAGCGTTAGGATCCTGTTTGTCATCTAATGTCATTCCAAATCGCACCTACACACAATGCCGTCCATATCACAGAGTCCTGTGATAGCCCGCTAACACATTCCTGAGCGTTTCCTGCGTCGTACAAGTTATGCTGTTTCTTTATAACTAACCATCTCTAGTTTCAACTCAATCATGAACATGGTTTAAAAACTACCATTTCGTTTTAACCTCTATTCTTATAATCTAGGATAAATGAAAGACAATAATCAGTTCTCCTGGTTTGGTCGATGGATGGAATAACAACGTGCTTGATGCTTGTGAGCTGTTTTACATAAAGAGGAGCATCTACATATTCAGCATGCATCCTGTATCCTCTCCTGGGTCCCGCCTTCTTTCCCCTGTGGCTTCCTGGTTCCACCTATCTAAACGCTTTCATTTTATACTTAGACCCTACTTTGATAGAACATGTTCTCTATCTCATCTTAAGgataagattattatttttatcgTAAATTACATATTTTCATCTTACTTTCAGGGGAAAGCTATATGTTCTTCTTAGTGTCTCTTGGTTGATTTAAAGTATTACTTTCCCAGAAAGAAGGCTGTCATCCTTCTTAACAGCCTCAGCAGGTCACTGAGGTCTTCAGGACATCACACAACTTTGGCAATTGTATAGTgcttataaaatgggagaaatggCTTTATCTGTTTTATAGGTTATGTATGAATAAGTCACCATCATAAGGTTATAAACTTTTGACTAAAAGTATCTCCTCATTCTTATTAATGATTGTCTTCATGGGCTAGCCAAAACTTTGTGGAACTAATCTTCTGATGTTTAGTAATTTATACTCAAAGAAATATCGTTAGGTACTACAGAAAGaaattgtgtataattttatggCTGCCTTATCTTTCcttcacacagaaaaaaatcaatgaacttTATGCTATTTACATTTGTCAGTATGGCTTTTCCCAGACTTGCTGCTCCTTTTAGAGTTAAGATTTGTCTCTAAATCATTTAAGAGCAGGTTACGCTTTAGAAACTTTGCAGTAAATAACTACATATAAGTCAATGATTAGATATTTAACACATTCATGTGTGAGGCTTGAACCTGAAAGCACTATGCTTCTATGCCTACAATTGTAAAatagatcaaaatatattgttcaTTCCAGACATTCACATAACCCTATAgacctatagattcaatgtattatatgtaataaGGGAATAATATGATTGACACATAATAATGCAGAATAATGCttctcaataataaataaacaattatgttttctttgatgatgTTTGAATCAAACTCATCACACTGTCCTTACCTGATGTTCTCTCCCATCTTTGCAGGCTGGAAGCATGGTCAGCAAGAGCCCAGCTGGTAAAGAAAGGTGCGACTCAGTGTACAAACCAGTCTGTGGTTCTGATGGGAAGACTTATGGGAACTCCTGTGTATTTAAGGAAGCAAAGAGGTAataatcttttctcttccttttcagtcATAGAAAAGAGAATAATATTTTCTATGTCTAGATAATCTTCTCTCAGCAATGGTCCCAACTATTATTTGTctaagaaaatctttttaaaataatattttctatgtcTAGATAATCTTCTCTCAACAATAGTCCTGGCTATTATTTGTCTAAGGACATGTTTAAAACATACCtaattctcttttaaaactgGTAGGTGTGGGTATCTAAGGAGGCCGaaagaggttgtcagatcccctaaaactggagttaacaggtggttgtgaatcacTCAGTGTCAGTACTGGGATACCAATcctggtcctctataagagccGCAAGTTCTCTTAATGACTGAGACACATCTTCAGTCCAAGATACCTAATCACTGAACTACATGTTCAGCTAAGTCTTGGAGAACAGTGATTGTTAATCTGATTATATTAGGATAAAATTACTTTCTGTTGAGGATTTACCAAACATTTCTTAATAGCTCCAATTACCACACAGTGCTTTAAGATTTGGAAGtaaaacaataagcaaaaatTCAGAAATTCCTAAGTATTGAGCTTTATTGCTCAAAATATgagagaagttaaaaaaaatatcaaaaacgaACACTAGGAAACCCTTGCATTaggtattgttattttaaaatgttattttaattttaatgtcgCTAGAAGTGGGTTTGGTGAAGCATATGAACCATCTGGTGTT
Protein-coding sequences here:
- the Marcol gene encoding MARCO-like protein, encoding MPYDKMKGATEELHLSYPTAKFESPGSVMEGLTFLPFMFLVVFSVSSTQISKPSTIKLEENQKPSLILETKNEANPAGGEKPDEREGGLTPGKPGMLILQGQPGYSNQPGKPVSGDQQGRPEVLKNPGMPSPWILQGKPGESNQKGTSRSSNKQEESGSRSQQGKPGSPNQKGKPISPKNKDKPKSLSQKVKPTLPTLPTNKGKPGSLESSSQQGKPGSSGQPWKPKPSSQQRKPRSLYNQEERKNEENLSKDGTMRIKAGSMVSKSPAGKERCDSVYKPVCGSDGKTYGNSCVFKEAKRLSRGKLTLNHEGKC